ACCCCACCGCGACGGCCTTGCTCCCCGCGTCCGGCATGAACGTGCGGAGCACTTCCGTCCGGTCCTTCACCGCGATCACGACGCCCTTCGGTGGTTCGAGCCCGTCCGGGAGCCGCAAATTCGGCCCGAGCGCGAGGTAGGCCCACATCGCTTCGGCTTGTAAGTGCGGGCTCCCGTTGAAGACGGTAGAAAGCGTGGATTTCCCGTCCACGAACGCTTGGGGCATCCTGGTTCCCGGGGCCATCCGAAGGGGCTGACTCAGCCAGCGCTCGTACCACTCGTAGCGCACGCGCTGGTTGATCGTGGCGAGATCGGGGCCGCGCGTGCCGGTGTTCGCGATTCCGGCAATGTCGTGACACGAGATGCAACCGAGTCCGCCTTTACCGATGATTTCGCGCCCGGCCGCGGCTTTCGCCGCGGTGAACTCGACGACGTGAACCTTGTCGTCCGGCGCGGTCCCTTCGAGAGCCGCGACCGCTTCTGGGAGGAACCCGATGTTCGGTTCACCGTACTGGGGCATCCGCAGTTGCATCCACGGTCGCGCGCGGCCGCTCTGGGTCAGCACGGCCTTCAGCCAACTGGTTCGCGTTTTGTGACCGACGCCGGTGAGTACCGGGGGGCGCACGTCGTCCGCGTTCTCGGCTTTTTCGAGCTGCCGCATTTGGTCGGCGAGTTCGGTCGGGATGCCGCCCTCGCCGTCGCGCTGGTGGCAGTTGAGGCAGTTGAACCTGCGGAGCGCGACACGGGCTTGGTACGCGGGCGCGGGTGCTCCACCGCCGTCAAATCCCGCCTGCACGAACGCGGCGATGTCCTCGCGTTCCTTCGGGTCGAGCTTGTACACGGGGGCTTTTGCAGCGTCGGGTTTCTCAGCGATGCAGCCCGTTGCACCGGCTTTTTTGACCCGTTCCAGTGTGGGTACCGCGTCCGTTTGTAGCGGCGGAATCGGTTTGCCACCCGGCTCGATACTGTGGCAGTTCACGCACCCCTTCGTGAGCGCGAGTCGAGCGCCGAGTTCGGTCCATTGTGCCTGTGTCTTGAGTCCCGCAAACCGCTTCCGTTCTTCGGGAGTGATCTTCGGGAATACGATCGGGAGCAGAACCTCGGGGGGCTCCTTCGGCTCGGGTACTTCGGGCTTCACGTTCTCGTCGGGCACGCGACACAAGTACCGCGCGATGTCGGTGGCTTCGCCCGCGCTGAGGTTCATGTTCGGCATGCGCCCGTGCGGGTTCGTCTTGAGCGGGTTCTGGAGGTACGCTGCCAGCGATTCCGGGCGCGTCTTACTGCCCAATCCGCCGAGGCCGTACTTCGGTGTGGGGCCGCTGAGTGTGCCCAGACCGTACACGAAATCCACCGGCGCGAGTGGCTCCTTCTCTTCTTCGTCGTCCTTCTTTTTCTTGGGGAGCGGGTCCGAGTGGCACGCCGCGCACCCGGTCACGCTGTACAGCACGCGCCCGCGTTCCATGCTCTGTTTGATCGGGTCCGGTGGAATGGTCGGCAGCTTGTACGTGTCGAGTGGCTTTCCAGACAGTGAGACGAGGTACTGCGTGACCGCGAAGCGCTCGGCGGCACCTGTGGCGTCGTCGCGGAAGGTCTTCGGCATGGTCGTGTGGGCGCGGAGCTTCGCGGGGTCTTCGAGCCAAGTGTAGATCCACCCCGGGTACGCGCGCTTTGCGATTTCGGTCAGGTTCGGCCCGGTGTGCTCCGTAAGTGTTTTTGCCATCTTGTCGTCGGCACTCGGGCGGTGGCACTTCACGCACGCGAGTTCCTCGAATTTGAAGCGCCCGTGTTCAAGGGCGGTATCGGTCGCGAACTGTTTGGGCCGGTCTTTTGCGAG
The Gemmata palustris DNA segment above includes these coding regions:
- a CDS encoding c-type cytochrome, whose amino-acid sequence is MRYRHFLLALAALLPAPVARAIEPADLKPGLIATYSSAANAPAARDTSVTRLEPTVALALNAGESAHPKLPVTAVAEWTGYINVTRAGKYTFSATVHGGTLTVKVGGKQVASASARGTTADIVNLEGGVQVFEARLVRGTEPTARVELFWQGSGFIKEPLPNQFLGHLAKDRPKQFATDTALEHGRFKFEELACVKCHRPSADDKMAKTLTEHTGPNLTEIAKRAYPGWIYTWLEDPAKLRAHTTMPKTFRDDATGAAERFAVTQYLVSLSGKPLDTYKLPTIPPDPIKQSMERGRVLYSVTGCAACHSDPLPKKKKDDEEEKEPLAPVDFVYGLGTLSGPTPKYGLGGLGSKTRPESLAAYLQNPLKTNPHGRMPNMNLSAGEATDIARYLCRVPDENVKPEVPEPKEPPEVLLPIVFPKITPEERKRFAGLKTQAQWTELGARLALTKGCVNCHSIEPGGKPIPPLQTDAVPTLERVKKAGATGCIAEKPDAAKAPVYKLDPKEREDIAAFVQAGFDGGGAPAPAYQARVALRRFNCLNCHQRDGEGGIPTELADQMRQLEKAENADDVRPPVLTGVGHKTRTSWLKAVLTQSGRARPWMQLRMPQYGEPNIGFLPEAVAALEGTAPDDKVHVVEFTAAKAAAGREIIGKGGLGCISCHDIAGIANTGTRGPDLATINQRVRYEWYERWLSQPLRMAPGTRMPQAFVDGKSTLSTVFNGSPHLQAEAMWAYLALGPNLRLPDGLEPPKGVVIAVKDRTEVLRTFMPDAGSKAVAVGYPGYVSVAFSADQCRTAYAWGGNFLDASPVWANRGGSPAKLLGQKFWTAPPGHPWGLTKPDAAPPDYLARANNPAFGLPLPLEPARVYDGPMAVKFDGYSLDRDGKPTFRYRLDETFKGPELAVSETPTPLKSSLVAGLRRKFELTIPGDSQAWFLAGITVKDPRLYDSTGKAILLDLKSEEVTAPATARVVLSADGDRTALIEAAGAPAGSSWRFVPTKAGGWLVILKLPHAKTEQRAGFALNLWALPKDDDKILKDLFGQ